A window of Ranitomeya variabilis isolate aRanVar5 chromosome 2, aRanVar5.hap1, whole genome shotgun sequence contains these coding sequences:
- the LOC143805952 gene encoding E3 SUMO-protein ligase ZBED1-like isoform X2 gives MASGLSTTIRRKREKVSSLEMTSSSLSMDHCKSKVWNYYTKLGDAYVECKVCKKQLSFHNSTMTMREHLVRRHSLRSIGIPQTKEQPDLDYHEQEGAVKRLRQAVPVNGLCPSVSESRPQTIANLILEMIYRDLHPLSVVEDNGLGLLLGYLEPNFDLPTSTQLADMLWHKYTVVKQQLKCCLQSALSVVLSIETWDDHPKKSCLAITANVIDNDWRLCRYLLETQHLLQNKADHNLPERLYAVLTEFGLSGNLVTCVVHDRSASLTAHAQSFRDSYGWASFCCTAHVLQLCVQAGLEVQEVHEALGAARGLVSYFQEDLKASCYLGAKLEAMNKPRLAMDTERYWISTLEMCQSLLDLKWAILSILEEQGAKNLSEQHWKLLQDLVPMLKTIWIATAFLQEEQNASISSLLPCVHGIFTAVGQTSEGSSSVVKAAACQIRSEICRHWDMLDEGKLITSPPAIASFLDPRFKELRFLKPCARGELHTMVRNMLTQMCEPCSSRHSWMPSSSAIEGGAETIQLAVRKDQEPMVGSENVYDLLLGRDPAESMPEAHQQLENYMVEPVSKRTTDPLAWWKSNRHRFPTLARLARQYLTMAATAVKPDRAFRTGPDPMEKRCDSLESKYMDQIIFLHQNKDLVEWSTKPSV, from the coding sequence ATGGCATCTGGTTTGAGTACCACAATACGACGAAAGAGGGAAAAGGTCTCTAGCCTTGAGATGACGTCATCCAGTCTGTCCATGGACCATTGcaaatctaaggtgtggaactactACACAAAGTTGGGCGATGCCTACGTGGAATGTAAGGTCTGCAAGAAACAACTGTCGTTCCATAATAGCACCATGACTATGAGGGAGCACCTGGTGAGGAGGCATAGCCTCAGAAGTATTGGCATTCCCCAGACTAAAGAACAGCCTGACCTTGACTACCACGAACAAGAAGGGGCCGTAAAGCGGTTACGACAAGCAGTCCCTGTAaatggtctctgcccatccgtttcAGAATCACGACCACAGACCATCGCTAACCTGATTTTAGAGATGATCTACCGTGACCTTCATCCTCTTTCGGTGGTAGAAGATAATGGTTTGGGTCTTCTTCTTGGCTATTTGGAACCAAATTTTGACCTTCCAACGTCAACACAACTAGCAGACATGTTGTGGCACAAATATACAGTCGTTAAACAGCAGCTCAAGTGTTGTCTTCAGTCTGCCCTCTCTGTCGTCCTCTCCATTGAAACTTGGGATGATCACCCAAAGAAGTCCTGTCTCGCGATCACTGCCAACGTCATTGACAATGACTGGAGGTTATGTAGGTACTTGCTGGAAACACAACACCTTCTCCAAAACAAGGCCGACCACAACCTGCCGGAACGATTGTATGCAGTCCTGACAGAGTTCGGACTATCTGGTAACCTCGTGACCTGCGTTGTACATGATCGATCGGCATCATTGACTGCTCATGCCCAATCTTTCAGAGACTCGTATGGGTGGGCAAGTTTCTGCTGCACTGCTCATGTCCTCCAGCTCTGTGTGCAAGCAGGACTGGAGGTCCAAGAAGTGCATGAAGCACTGGGTGCTGCTAGAGGGTTGGTCAGCTACTTCCAAGAAGACTTAAAGGCCAGCTGCTACCTCGGTGCCAAGCTGGAAGCTATGAACAAACCCAGACTGGCCATGGATACGGAGCGATACTGGATTAGCACTTTAGAGATGTGCCAGAGTTTGCTGGACCTCAAGTGGGCAATCCTTTCAATTTTGGAAGAACAAGGTGCCAAGAACTTGTCGGAACAGCACTGGAAGTTGCTGCAAGACTTGGTGCCCATGTTGAAGACTATATGGATCGCTACGGCATTTCTACAGGAAGAACAGAACGCCTCCATTTCTTCACTGTTGCCCTGTGTGCACGGCATCTTTACGGCAGTCGGCCAAACCTCTGAAGGCAGCTCCAGTGTCGTTAAAGCTGCTGCCTGTCAAATCCGCTCTGAGATTTGTCGACATTGGGATATGCTGGATGAAGGGAAGCTAATAACCAGCCCTCCTGCAATTGCCTCCTTTTTGGACCCTCGCTTCAAAGAGTTGAGGTTCCTTAAACCATGTGCCAGAGGAGAGCTGCACACCATGGTGAGAAATATGCTGACACAGATGTGTGAGCCGTGCTCCTCTCGGCACTCCTGGATGCCAAGCAGCTCTGCCATTGAAGGTGGTGCTGAGACAATTCAGTTGGCTGTCCGGAAAGACCAAGAGCCAATGGTTGGGTCTGAAAATGTCTATGACCTTCTACTGGGAAGAGATCCAGCAGAGAGCATGCCTGAGGCTCACCAGCAGTTGGAGAACTACATGGTGGAACCTGTCTCCAAACGCACCACGGATCCTCTAGCGTGGTGGAAGAGTAACCGTCACCGCTTCCCGACATTGGCTCGATTAGCCCGGCAATATCTGACGATGGCGGCAACTGCTGTAAAGCCAGACCGTGCCTTCAGGACAGGACCTGACCCAATGGAGAAACGCTGTGACAGTCTGGAATCCAAGTACATGGACCAGATAATTTTCTTACACCAGAATAAAGACTTGGTAGAATGGAGCACGAAACCGAGTGTCTGA
- the NAPA gene encoding alpha-soluble NSF attachment protein, which produces MDNSGKEKEAMQLLAEADKKIRSSQSFFSGLFGGSSKVEEACELYARAANMFKMVKNWSAAGNAFCQAAQLHLQVQSKHDAATNFVDAGNAFKKADPQEAINCLLRAIEIYTDMGRFTIAAKHHISIAEIYESELVDIEKAIAHYEQAADYYKGEESNSSANKCLLKVATYAAQLEQYPKAVEIYEQVGTNAMDSPLLKYSAKEYFFKAALCHFCIDMYNAKLAVQKYEEMFPAFSDSRECKLVKKLLEAHEEQNVDNYTDAVKEFDSISRLDQWLTTMLLRIKKTIKGEEEDLR; this is translated from the exons ATGGATAACTCCGGGAAGGAGAAGGAGGCCATGCAGCTGCTGGCTGAGGCCGATAAGAAGATCCGGTCTTCTCAGTCCTTCTTCTCCGGGCTGTTCGG GGGCTCGTCCAAAGTGGAAGAAGCGTGCGAACTTTACGCCCGAGCAGCCAACATGTTCAAAATGGTGAAGAATTGGAGCG CTGCTGGCAATGCTTTCTGCCAGGCTGCCCAGCTGCATCTGCAGGTCCAGAGCAAACACGATGCCGCCACCAACTTTGTGGATGCCGGAAATGCTTTTAAGAAGGCCGACCCTCAAG AGGCCATCAACTGTCTACTGCGGGCAATAGAGATCTACACTGACATG GGAAGATTCACCATCGCAGCCAAGCATCACATATCCATAGCGGAGATCTATGAGTCCGAGTTGGTGGATATAGAGAAG GCCATAGCGCACTACGAGCAGGCTGCGGATTACTACAAGGGAGAGGAATCTAACAG TTCTGCCAATAAATGTCTGCTGAAAGTCGCCACTTACGCGGCACAACTGGAACAATACCCGAAAGCCGTAGAAATCTATGAGCAG GTTGGCACCAATGCGATGGACAGCCCCCTCCTGAAGTACAGTGCCAAAGAATATTTCTTCAAAGCCGCCCTTTGCCATTTCTGCATCGATATGTACAACGCTAAG CTGGCTGTCCAGAAATACGAGGAGATGTTCCCAGCCTTCTCCGATTCCAGGGAGTGTAAACTTGTTAAG AaacttcttgaagctcatgaagagcagAATGTGGACAACTATACGGATGCA GTAAAAGAGTTTGACTCCATCTCCCGCTTGGACCAGTGGCTCACCACAATGCTATTGCGCATCAAGAAGACCATTAAAGGAGAAGAAGAGGACTTGCGTTAA
- the LOC143805952 gene encoding E3 SUMO-protein ligase ZBED1-like isoform X1, whose protein sequence is MTSLNPPAGEDTWRQVRSGPGDKVSITHHTCKMASGLSTTIRRKREKVSSLEMTSSSLSMDHCKSKVWNYYTKLGDAYVECKVCKKQLSFHNSTMTMREHLVRRHSLRSIGIPQTKEQPDLDYHEQEGAVKRLRQAVPVNGLCPSVSESRPQTIANLILEMIYRDLHPLSVVEDNGLGLLLGYLEPNFDLPTSTQLADMLWHKYTVVKQQLKCCLQSALSVVLSIETWDDHPKKSCLAITANVIDNDWRLCRYLLETQHLLQNKADHNLPERLYAVLTEFGLSGNLVTCVVHDRSASLTAHAQSFRDSYGWASFCCTAHVLQLCVQAGLEVQEVHEALGAARGLVSYFQEDLKASCYLGAKLEAMNKPRLAMDTERYWISTLEMCQSLLDLKWAILSILEEQGAKNLSEQHWKLLQDLVPMLKTIWIATAFLQEEQNASISSLLPCVHGIFTAVGQTSEGSSSVVKAAACQIRSEICRHWDMLDEGKLITSPPAIASFLDPRFKELRFLKPCARGELHTMVRNMLTQMCEPCSSRHSWMPSSSAIEGGAETIQLAVRKDQEPMVGSENVYDLLLGRDPAESMPEAHQQLENYMVEPVSKRTTDPLAWWKSNRHRFPTLARLARQYLTMAATAVKPDRAFRTGPDPMEKRCDSLESKYMDQIIFLHQNKDLVEWSTKPSV, encoded by the exons ATGACAAGTTTAAACCCCCCCGCCGGAGAAGACACGTGGCGGCAGGTGAGGAGCGGACCCGGCG ATAAAGTATCCATTACACATCACACCTGTAAGATGGCATCTGGTTTGAGTACCACAATACGACGAAAGAGGGAAAAGGTCTCTAGCCTTGAGATGACGTCATCCAGTCTGTCCATGGACCATTGcaaatctaaggtgtggaactactACACAAAGTTGGGCGATGCCTACGTGGAATGTAAGGTCTGCAAGAAACAACTGTCGTTCCATAATAGCACCATGACTATGAGGGAGCACCTGGTGAGGAGGCATAGCCTCAGAAGTATTGGCATTCCCCAGACTAAAGAACAGCCTGACCTTGACTACCACGAACAAGAAGGGGCCGTAAAGCGGTTACGACAAGCAGTCCCTGTAaatggtctctgcccatccgtttcAGAATCACGACCACAGACCATCGCTAACCTGATTTTAGAGATGATCTACCGTGACCTTCATCCTCTTTCGGTGGTAGAAGATAATGGTTTGGGTCTTCTTCTTGGCTATTTGGAACCAAATTTTGACCTTCCAACGTCAACACAACTAGCAGACATGTTGTGGCACAAATATACAGTCGTTAAACAGCAGCTCAAGTGTTGTCTTCAGTCTGCCCTCTCTGTCGTCCTCTCCATTGAAACTTGGGATGATCACCCAAAGAAGTCCTGTCTCGCGATCACTGCCAACGTCATTGACAATGACTGGAGGTTATGTAGGTACTTGCTGGAAACACAACACCTTCTCCAAAACAAGGCCGACCACAACCTGCCGGAACGATTGTATGCAGTCCTGACAGAGTTCGGACTATCTGGTAACCTCGTGACCTGCGTTGTACATGATCGATCGGCATCATTGACTGCTCATGCCCAATCTTTCAGAGACTCGTATGGGTGGGCAAGTTTCTGCTGCACTGCTCATGTCCTCCAGCTCTGTGTGCAAGCAGGACTGGAGGTCCAAGAAGTGCATGAAGCACTGGGTGCTGCTAGAGGGTTGGTCAGCTACTTCCAAGAAGACTTAAAGGCCAGCTGCTACCTCGGTGCCAAGCTGGAAGCTATGAACAAACCCAGACTGGCCATGGATACGGAGCGATACTGGATTAGCACTTTAGAGATGTGCCAGAGTTTGCTGGACCTCAAGTGGGCAATCCTTTCAATTTTGGAAGAACAAGGTGCCAAGAACTTGTCGGAACAGCACTGGAAGTTGCTGCAAGACTTGGTGCCCATGTTGAAGACTATATGGATCGCTACGGCATTTCTACAGGAAGAACAGAACGCCTCCATTTCTTCACTGTTGCCCTGTGTGCACGGCATCTTTACGGCAGTCGGCCAAACCTCTGAAGGCAGCTCCAGTGTCGTTAAAGCTGCTGCCTGTCAAATCCGCTCTGAGATTTGTCGACATTGGGATATGCTGGATGAAGGGAAGCTAATAACCAGCCCTCCTGCAATTGCCTCCTTTTTGGACCCTCGCTTCAAAGAGTTGAGGTTCCTTAAACCATGTGCCAGAGGAGAGCTGCACACCATGGTGAGAAATATGCTGACACAGATGTGTGAGCCGTGCTCCTCTCGGCACTCCTGGATGCCAAGCAGCTCTGCCATTGAAGGTGGTGCTGAGACAATTCAGTTGGCTGTCCGGAAAGACCAAGAGCCAATGGTTGGGTCTGAAAATGTCTATGACCTTCTACTGGGAAGAGATCCAGCAGAGAGCATGCCTGAGGCTCACCAGCAGTTGGAGAACTACATGGTGGAACCTGTCTCCAAACGCACCACGGATCCTCTAGCGTGGTGGAAGAGTAACCGTCACCGCTTCCCGACATTGGCTCGATTAGCCCGGCAATATCTGACGATGGCGGCAACTGCTGTAAAGCCAGACCGTGCCTTCAGGACAGGACCTGACCCAATGGAGAAACGCTGTGACAGTCTGGAATCCAAGTACATGGACCAGATAATTTTCTTACACCAGAATAAAGACTTGGTAGAATGGAGCACGAAACCGAGTGTCTGA